From Lolium perenne isolate Kyuss_39 chromosome 5, Kyuss_2.0, whole genome shotgun sequence, a single genomic window includes:
- the LOC127302833 gene encoding uncharacterized protein has translation MPAGDNPRSISEKKAALRESPKQSKNAAVNQQARAPPFPKDKAAETVGIKRPQPNGPLSATNHHVPGNPGANGHLVYVRRKVETDQSKGGATSGAESATSLSSKKPGICGPQEQSLKRQSSVPNTQSAPVSASPAASASIPALHSASLPANLSFGKQSPGKVSAQPSVAVTASPPQRNVVSTGMPQNFTAANTSSLPQCNIVSTTMPQNFTAANNSSLPQRNVVSTAMPQNFTAVNASSPPQRNGVSTAMPQNFTASNTAGLPQRSVVSTAMPQNFTAANTASPPRRNVVSTAMPQNFTAANTPSPPQRNVLSTAMPQNFTTASTASPPQRNVVSTAMPQNFTAANTASPTHRNVVSAAVPQNFTTVSMAHCNVAATSTASRDAVVTTTTRSPASLQRSSNQDWKERFIRLQEFLKNNEQSGQEEYIRMLHSLSSVGRSKHAIELEKRAVNLLIEEGKELQKMKSLNVLGKLPPADHPSVPTQPTFAMRLPFQPFPPRR, from the exons ATGCCTGCTGGTGACAACCCACGCTCAATTTCGGAGAAAAAGGCAGCATTGAGGGAGTCACCTAAACAGTCCAAGAATGCTGCTGTTAATCAGCAAGCCAGAGCTCCTCCTTTTCCTAAAGACAAAGCTGCTGAGACCGTTGGCATCAAGAGGCCACAACCTAATGGCCCCTTGAGCGCAACCAACCATCATGTGCCAGGAAATCCAGGGGCAAACGGTCATCTTGTATATGTGCGCAGGAAGGTTGAAACCGACCAAAGCAAAGGGGGCGCTACTTCTGGAGCAGAAAGCGCTACTTCTCTGAGCTCAAAGAAACCTGGTATATGTGGACCGCAGGAACAAAGTTTGAAGCGTCAGAGCAGTGTGCCTAATACTCAATCAGCTCCTGTTTCTGCATCTCCTGCTGCATCTGCTTCCATCCCTGCTTTGCACTCTGCAAGTTTGCCGGCTAACCTTTCTTTTGGGAAGCAATCTCCAGGAAAGGTTTCCGCTCAGCCTAGTGTTGCTGTGACTGCTAGTCCGCCACAGCGAAATGTTGTGTCTACTGGAATGCCTCAGAATTTCACAGCTGCTAATACTTCTAGTCTGCCGCAGTGCAATATTGTGTCTACTACAATGCCTCAGAACTTCACAGCTGCTAATAATTCTAGTCTGCCACAGCGCAATGTTGTGTCTACTGCAATGCCTCAGAACTTTACAGCTGTTAATGCTTCTAGTCCGcctcagcgcaatggtgtgtctacTGCAATGCCTCAGAACTTTACAGCTTCTAATACTGCTGGTCTGCCGCAGCGCAGTGTTGTGTCTACTGCAATGCCTCAGAACTTTACAGCTGCTAACACTGCTAGTCCACCTCGGCGCAATGTTGTGTCTACTGCAATGCCTCAGAACTTTACAGCTGCTAACACTCCTAGTCCGCCTCAGCGCAATGTTTTGTCTACTGCAATGCCTCAAAACTTTACAACTGCTAGCACTGCTAGTCCGCCTCAGCGCAATGTTGTGTCTACTGCAATGCCTCAGAACTTTACAGCTGCTAATACTGCTAGTCCAACACACCGCAATGTTGtgtctgccgcagtgcctcagaaCTTTACAACTGTTAGTATGGCACATTGTAATGTTGCGGCTACTAGTACAGCGTCTCGTGATGCTGTAGTTACTACTACAACACGTAGTCCGGCCAGTTTGCAAAGATCAAGCAAtcaagattggaaagagaggttTATCCGCTTGCAGGAATTCTTGAAAAACAATGAGCAATCAGGACAGGAAGAATATATTCGCA TGCTCCACTCTTTGTCATCTGTTGGTCGGAGCAAGCATGCAATTGAGCTGGAGAAACGAGCAGTCAATCTCTTGATTGAAGAAG GGAAGGAGCTACAGAAGATGAAATCTCTGAATGTACTTGGCAAGCTTCCACCCGCTGATCATCCATCAGTACCAACACAGCCCACATTTGCTATGCGCCTGCCATTCCAGCCATTCCCACCCCGCCGTTGA